In Nerophis ophidion isolate RoL-2023_Sa linkage group LG12, RoL_Noph_v1.0, whole genome shotgun sequence, a single window of DNA contains:
- the LOC133563825 gene encoding baculoviral IAP repeat-containing protein 5.2-like: protein MELFNESDTFKMYFCENRLKTFEGWPFDEDCACTPENMAKAGFIYTPVDNSPDAATCFFCLKELEGWEPDDDPQKEHKSHSLSCHFLALKKKVEELPLNEFLKLHQARHKRLISKNCNEAVDKFEVAARLVKSEILKMEMGK, encoded by the coding sequence ATGGAGCTTTTTAACGAAAGTGATACATTTAAGATGTACTTTTGCGAGAATAGGTTAAAAACTTTTGAAGGGTGGCCATTTGACGAAGACTGCGCCTGCACACCGGAAAACATGGCAAAGGCTGGCTTCATTTACACGCCTGTCGACAACAGCCCAGATGCTGCCACGTGTTTCTTCTGCCTCAAGGAGTTGGAGGGCTGGGAGCCGGACGATGACCCACAGAAAGAGCACAAATCGCATTCACTCTCGTGTCATTTCTTGGCCTTGAAGAAGAAAGTAGAGGAGCTGCCTTTGAACGAGTTCTTGAAGCTCCACCAGGCGAGGCACAAGCGCCTCATCAGCAAAAACTGTAACGAGGCCGTCGACAAGTTTGAGGTGGCTGCAAGATTGGTGAAATCGGAAATTCTCAAGATGGAAATGGGCAAATAA